GAGACGACCCCGCCGGAGGTCTACCGGGAGTACGCCGAGGAGCCCGACGAGATCGTCTTCTTCGACTACGAGGAGCTCTCGGGCAACCTCGACGACTGGGTCGACGAGTGGGGTCGCGAGATCGCCGGTGGCCGCTGAGACGACGGCGACGCGCGGTCGACACCCTCCTCGAGCGAGCGGCGGCGCTCTCGAACTCCGACCCGCTCACTCGCGGTCGCTTCTCGCCTCGCGGCCGAGTTCGGCCTCCACCGAGTCGACCTTCTCGCTCGCGGCCATCGTCTTCTCGCGCTTGTCGTCGACCTGGACGAGCGTCTGGACCTCCGCGGCGTCGACGGCCTCGTGGGCCGCCGCGCAGGCGGCGAACAGCTCGCGGACGTCCTCGGCTTCGATCGTCGTCGCCATCGGCGTCGTCTCGTACGCCACGTCGTGGTCCTCTAAGGCGTCGATCGCGGCCGCGACGTCGGCGGTGACGTCGCCGTCGGTGATCGGCGTCACGCGCAGCAGGGCAAAGACGGTCATAGACGAGCGTTCGCCGGTGTCTCCGATAGGGGTTTCGCTCCCCTCGAGTCGGCGTCCCGGCTCGCTCCCGACGGGGGGA
Above is a genomic segment from Natrononativus amylolyticus containing:
- a CDS encoding thiamine-binding protein, translated to MTVFALLRVTPITDGDVTADVAAAIDALEDHDVAYETTPMATTIEAEDVRELFAACAAAHEAVDAAEVQTLVQVDDKREKTMAASEKVDSVEAELGREARSDRE